The DNA region AGGGCGTTCTCGTGCAGCAGCTTCCAGGACAGCTCGGCGAGCGCGACACCGGTCTCGGTCTGCAGCCCGCCGGCCATGGTGTCGGCGTTCGCACGCTTGGCGGCACGGGCCTCGACCCAGGTGGCCAGGGCGTCGCCGATGCCCGCGACCAGGAACTGGACGGGTGCGTTCGCGACGAGCTTCGTGTCGATGAGCACGAGGTCGGGGTTGTGCGGGAAGAACCGGTACTCGATGAACTCCCCTTCCTCGGAGTAGATCACCGCGAGCGCCGAGGTCGGGGCGTCGGTGCTCGCCGCTGTCGGGACGCTCGCCCAGCGGATGCCGGCCAGGTGCCCGGAGGCCTTGGCCGCGTCGATCGCTGAACCGCCACCGAGCCCGACGATGACGTCCGCGTCGGTCGACCGGATCTGCTCGACGAGGTCGTCGACCGCCTTCGGAGTGGCGAAGCGACCGAAGCCGACGCGCTCGACCCGCAGGTCGGCCGCCTGGAAGCTCGTCGTCACCGCGGCCTCGACGATGCCCCACACGACGTCGTCGGCGACGATCAGGGGGCGCTTCCCGATGGGGGCGACGAACTCGCCGACACGGGTGATCGCGTCCTTGCCCTGCACGTAGCGGGCGGGGCTCATCACGGTGCTGATGGGAGTGGCCATGGTTGCGGTTCCTTCCGGTTGTACGACACGTGTCGGGGTCGCCGACGTCCCAGACGGTACGCGCGGGGCATGCGTGCGGCGTGCGAGTCCCGTGGGCCGTACATTCGGGGGCATGACGTTCAACGACGATTCGCAGCTCACGGGCGGCAGGGTGAAGCGCCGGGGTCGGACGGCCGCGGTCGGCGGCGGTGCCGTCGGCGTCACGGCGATCGTCGTCTTCCTGATCGCGCAGTTCACGGGCTTCGACCTCAGCGGGTTCGTCGGCGGCGGCAGTGGCACGACGCAGATCCAGCAGCAGGACCAGCCGGTCGACGCCGCGCCGGAGTGCCGCACCGGGCGAGACGCCAACCTCAAGGTCGAGTGCCGGATGGAGGGCGCCGCGGAGTCGCTCGACGGCTACTGGACGGCCGAGGCCCGGAAACTCGGCATCTCGTACACGGCGCCGGACTTCTTCCTCTTCGACGGCTCGACCGACACGTCGTGCGGTCAGGCGTCGGCCGCCACCGGGCCCTTCTACTGCCCGCCGGACCGCGCGATCTACCTCGACACCGCGTTCTACGACGACCTGCAGTCGAAGTACGGGTCGTCGGGCGGGCCGCTCGCGCAGATGTACGTCGTCGCGCACGAGTGGGGCCACCACATCCAGCAGCTGCAGGGTGCCTTCGCGAGCACGGACCGTTCGGGCACCGGGGCATCGTCCGGCAGTGTCCGCGTCGAGCTGCAGGCCGACTGCTACGCCGGCGCCTGGGTCGGCGACGCGGCGAACACCGAGGACGCGAACGGTGAGACCTTCTTCGAGCCGATCAGCCGGTCCGAGATCGCCGATGCCCTGTCCGCCGCGAGCGCCGTGGGCGACGACAGCATCCAGGAGCGCTCGAGCGGCCGGGTCGACCCGGACTCGTTCACGCACGGCTCGAGCGAGCAGCGCCAGAGGTGGTTCGTCCGCGGCTACCAGCAGGGCGCGACGAGCTGCGACACGTTCAGCGTCCCCGGGTCGTCGCTGTAGGGATCAGCCCTTCGTCGGCGTGGGCGTCGGTGTCGCGCTCCGCGTGCGCGACGGCGTCGCGCTCGGTGTGGGGGTCGGGGTGGGCGTCGCCTCGGTGGCACCGGCCGCGGTGACCACGAAGGTGCGGAAGTCGTCGTTCGTGATCGGCGACGTGAGCTCGTACTGCTGCCCGTTGACGAGCACCAGCGGCGTTCCGGGGAACTCGCTCAACGAGGATCCGGGGATGTCCCCGCCGGACACCGCGGTCGTCTGCTCGTCGACCCACTTGCTGTAGTCCTGGTCGGCGATGCAGCTCCTGACGGCCCGGCGGTCCTGCAGACCCGAGACCCCGGTGACGACCTTGGTGAGCTGCGCGTCGGTGAGCCCGGGGGTGCCCTCTTCCGGCTGCTCGGCGTAGAGCGCCTTGTTGACCGCGTAGAACTGGTCCGGCGAGTGCTCGGCGACGCAGGCCGCGGCGTTCGCGGCGCGCAGCGAGTACTTGGTGCCCTGCGACCGGTTCGACAGGACCGCGAGCGGGTGGATGTCGACGGTGGCCGCGCCGGAGTCGACGAGGCTCTCGATGTAGTCGCCGTTGGCCTGCTCGAACTCGCCGCACGTCGGGCAGAGGTAGTCGACGTACAGCGTGATGCGCACCGTGCCCGCACCAGCGGTCGCCGAGGCGCTCGGCGACGCACTGCTCGACGCGGTCACGGGCTTGAGCCCCTCGCCGAGGGTGATGCCGCCCTGCGACATGGTCGAGGGCCCGGGGCCTGCTGGCTTCACGGAGTCGACCAGGACGAGCGTGACGACGGCGGCCGCTGCGAGCAGGACGACACCGAGTCCGATCTGGAGTCCGAGCCGGGTTCCGCGCTGGCGGCGCTTCTGCTGTGTCCTGTGGCGCTGCGCTCGCTGTCGGGCGGCTTCGCGGCGCTCGTTCCGCGCGGCGCGGGCGTCACCCTCGGGGCGGTTGGTCATCGGTGCGTCGTCCTCCTGATCGGCGTCCGCACGACCTACCCCCGCTCGGCGGACGGACCCGGCGATTGTAGTGGGCCGCTCTGGGAACCACCCAACCACGCTCTGGGAACCGACCGGCCAGGTGGAAAACACTGGCGCACCCGCGAGAACTCGTGTTGTATGAACCTCGATGGTCGACGACGACCATCCGGGGCCCTCGCGGGCTGACCGCTTCACTCGGATCGTCCGGCACGTACCTGCCGGTGAAGAAAGGACCGAACGCTCATGGCGTCCGTCACCTATGACAAGGCAACCCGTCTCTACCCCGGAGGCAACCGTCCCGCGGTCGACTCCCTCGACCTGGACGTCGCCGACGGCGAGTTCCTCGTCCTCGTCGGCCCCTCGGGTTGTGGCAAGTCCACCTCGCTCCGCATGCTGGCCGGCCTCGAAGAGGTCAACTCCGGTCAGATCCGCATCGGCGACCGCGACGTCACGGACGTCCCGCCGAAGGACCGCGACATCGCGATGGTGTTCCAGAACTACGCGCTGTACCCGCACATGACCGTCGCCGAGAACATGGGCTTCGCGCTCAAGATCGCCGGTGTCGGCAAGGAAGAGCGCGCCACCCGCGTGCAGGAGGCCGCCAAGCTCCTCGACCTCGAGGACTACCTCGGCCGCAAGCCGAAGGCGCTCTCCGGTGGTCAGCGTCAGCGCGTCGCGATGGGCCGTGCGATCGTCCGTCAGCCGCAGGTGTTCCTCATGGACGAGCCGCTGTCGAACCTCGACGCCAAGCTCCGCGTCCAGACCCGTACGCAGATCGCGTCGCTCCAGCGTCGTCTCGGCGTCACCACGGTCTACGTCACGCACGACCAGACCGAGGCACTGACCATGGGTGACCGCATCGCGGTGCTCAAGGACGGCATCCTGCAGCAGGTCGGCACGCCGCGCGACCTGTACGAGAAGCCGAACAACGTCTTCGTCGCGGGCTTCATCGGCTCGCCGGCGATGAACCTGCTGCCGGCCGACGTCGTCGAGGGCGGCATCAAGTTCGGCACGCTCAACCACGCGATCGACCGCGACACGCTCTCCAACGCGCGTTCCGCCCAGATCACGGTGGGCATCCGCCCCGAGGACGTCGTCGTGGCGCAGTCGGGCGAGGGCTTGCCGGTCACGGTCGACGTGGTCGAGGAACTCGGCGCCGACGGCTACCTCTACGGTCACGCCGACGTCAAGGGCACGCGCGTCGACATCGTCGCCCGCGTGGACGGCCGTTCGCACCCGTCGATCGGTGACACCATCGTGGTGACGCCGAAGTCGGGCCACGTGCACGCCTTCGACACCGAGTCGGGCGAGCGCCTGGACGACAAGGCCGTCGTCAGCGCGTAACCGAAGCGCACTCCCCGAGAGCCCGCGCCGCCTCACAAGGGCGGGTCGCGGGCTCTCGGCTGTCCCCCACGACACCGAAGGATCCACCGTGCCCGACTCGATGTCCATCACCGCAGCCACCGTCGACCCCGGCCTGCTCGACCTGCCGTGGGACCTGCCGCTGGCGGACTGGCCGGACGACACCATCGTGGCCCTGCCGAAGGGCATCTCGCGGCACCTCGTGCGCTTCGTGCACCTGAGTGGGTACGTCGCCGCCGTGAAGGAGACCGGCGAGGAGATCGCGCGCTCCGAGTACGAGATGCTCCGCACGCTGCAGCGCATGGACGTGCCGTGCGTCGACCCCGTCGCCGTCATCACCGGTCGGGTCGACGCGGACGGCGAGCAGCTGCACCCCGTGCTCGTGACGCGGCACCTGCGCTTCTCGCTGCCGTACCGCGCGCTGTACTCGCAGACCCTGCGCCCGGAGACCGCGACCCGTCTCGTCGACGCCCTCGCGCTGCTGCTCGTCCGGCTGCACGTCATCGGCTTCTACTGGGGCGACGTGTCGCTCTCGAACACGCTGTTCCGTCGCGACGCGGGCTCGTTCGCCGCGTACCTGGTCGACGCCGAGACCGGCAAGCTCTACCCCGGCGGCCTGTCGAACGGGCAGCGTGAGAACGACCTCGAGGTCGCGCGCGTGAACATCGCCGGCGAGCTCCTCGACCTCGAGGCGGGTGGCCGGCTGGACGAGAACGCCGACCCCGTCGACGTCTCCAACCGGATCGTGGCGCAGTACCGGACGCTCTGGACCGAGCTCACGGGCACCGAGCAGTTCGACATCAAGGAGCGCTGGCGCATCAACGACCGCGTCGAGCGGCTCAACGAACTCGGCTTCGACATCGAGGAGCTCTCGATCCACACGACCGAGGGCGGTTCGCAGGTGCGGATCCAGCCGAAGGTCGTCGACGCCGGGCACCACCAGCGACGCCTGCTGCGGTTGACCGGCCTGGACGCCGGCGAGAACCAGGCCCGACGTCTGCTCAACGACCTCGACTCGTACCGGGCGCGCAACGGCCGCGACGAACTCGACGAGGAGATGGTGGCGCACGAGTGGGTCTCGCGGGTCTTCGAACCCGTGGTCCGCTCGATCCCCCGCGACCTGCGCGGTCGCCTCGAACCCGCAGAGGTCTTCCACGAGCTGCTCGAGCACCGCTGGTTCATGTCGCAGCAGGAAGAGCGTTCGGTCTCGCTGCCCGAGGCCACGACGGCGTACATCAACGACGTGCTGCGCCACCGCCGCGACGAGCGCCTGCTCATCAACCCGCCGACGTCGTCGATGACGCTGCCGATCCCCGTGGTCGACGACGCCGAGCCCGCAGACGACGACGCCGACGTCCAGGACTGGCGCACCACCGTCTGACGCGCTCCCCGCTCGGTCACGACACCCCGCCGGAGCGCCTCCGCCCGGTCACGAACCGTCGGCACCGTCGTCGCGCAGCGACGACACGTGACCACCCGGAGGACACCGGCCGACATGTCGTGACCGTTCGGGGTCCGTGAACGCGACCGCCTGGAGGCCCGGCGCGCGTCCCGGAGACCGGCGCCGGCCCTCCAGACCGTCACGCCCGCACCGCCGGTGGTGACGTTGCACGTCGAGCGGTCACGACACCCCGCCGGGTGGGCTCCGACTGGTCACAGACCGTCGCCTGCGGCGTCGCGGAGGGACGACTCGTGACCACCCGGCGAACACCAGCCGACGTGTCCTGACCGTTCGCGCCGACCCCCGCCGACCCCGTGCCGGTGCGGCTACTCGGCGCGACGGCGCCGGGCGACCTCCCACAGGGTGACGCTCGCGGCGATGCCGGCGTTGAGGGACTCGGTCGCACTCGAGATCGGGATCGACACGATCGCGTCGCAGGTCTCGGTGACCAGGCGCGACAGGCCCTTGCCCTCGGAACCGACGACGATCACGATCGGGCGGTCGGCGAGCGCGAGGCCGTCGAGCTCCACGTCGCCGTCGCCGTCCAGACCGAGGACGAACAGGCCCATCGACTTGAGGGACTTCAGCGTCTGGGTGAGGTTCGGGGCCATCGCGACGGGCGTGCGGGCCGCGGCGCCGGCCGAGGTCTTCCACGCCGACGCGGTGACGCCGACCGAACGACGCTGCGGCACGATGACGCCGTGTCCGCCGAACGCGGCCGTCGAGCGGATGATCGCACCGAGGTTGCGCGGGTCGGTGATGCCGTCGAGCGCGACGAGCAGCGGGACCTGGTCGCGCGAGAAGGCCTGCTCGACGATGTCCTCGGACACGGCGTACTCGTACGCCGGAACCTTGAGCGCGACGCCCTGGTGCACGCTGTCGTGGCCCGTGATGCGGTCGAGCTCGGGGCGCATGAGCTCGATGATCGGCACGCTGCGGTGGTTCGCGAGCGTCAGGATCTCCTTGACGCGGTCGTCGACCTCGATGCGTGACGCGATGTAGAGCGTCGTCGACGGGGTCTTCGTGCGCAGCGCCTCGAGCACGGAGTTGCGTCCGGTCACGAGCTCGGAGTCATCGGTCTTCCGGGCCGGCGGGCGACCGGTGCGGCCCTGCGGGGTGCTCGAGGAACCGTGACGGCCCTTGGCTGCCTCGAAGCGGTCCTTCGCCGCCTTGCGCTTGCCGGCGGGGTGGTACGGCCGGTCCTCGGCTTTCGGGGTCGGCTTGCGACCCTCGAGCGCCTGGGCACCCTGACCACCGGAGCCGACCTGCTTGTTGCCCTTGCGACCGGTGCGGACGGCGCCGGGCCGACCCTTCTTGCTTCCCGAGACGTTCTTCATGCGTAGCTCCTGTTCGGCACTGCCGTGTTCAGGCGATGCTCCAGCGTGTTCCGGACGGCGTGTCCTCGATCGTGATGCCCGCGGCGGCGAGGTCGTCGCGCACGCGGTCGGCCGCAGCGAAGTCCCGTGCTGCCCTGGCGTCCGCGCGCTCCTGCACGAGGCGTTCGACGAGAGCGGCGAGCGGGCCTGCCGAGGTGTCCT from Curtobacterium sp. MCJR17_020 includes:
- a CDS encoding DUF4032 domain-containing protein; the protein is MPDSMSITAATVDPGLLDLPWDLPLADWPDDTIVALPKGISRHLVRFVHLSGYVAAVKETGEEIARSEYEMLRTLQRMDVPCVDPVAVITGRVDADGEQLHPVLVTRHLRFSLPYRALYSQTLRPETATRLVDALALLLVRLHVIGFYWGDVSLSNTLFRRDAGSFAAYLVDAETGKLYPGGLSNGQRENDLEVARVNIAGELLDLEAGGRLDENADPVDVSNRIVAQYRTLWTELTGTEQFDIKERWRINDRVERLNELGFDIEELSIHTTEGGSQVRIQPKVVDAGHHQRRLLRLTGLDAGENQARRLLNDLDSYRARNGRDELDEEMVAHEWVSRVFEPVVRSIPRDLRGRLEPAEVFHELLEHRWFMSQQEERSVSLPEATTAYINDVLRHRRDERLLINPPTSSMTLPIPVVDDAEPADDDADVQDWRTTV
- the ugpC gene encoding sn-glycerol-3-phosphate ABC transporter ATP-binding protein UgpC translates to MASVTYDKATRLYPGGNRPAVDSLDLDVADGEFLVLVGPSGCGKSTSLRMLAGLEEVNSGQIRIGDRDVTDVPPKDRDIAMVFQNYALYPHMTVAENMGFALKIAGVGKEERATRVQEAAKLLDLEDYLGRKPKALSGGQRQRVAMGRAIVRQPQVFLMDEPLSNLDAKLRVQTRTQIASLQRRLGVTTVYVTHDQTEALTMGDRIAVLKDGILQQVGTPRDLYEKPNNVFVAGFIGSPAMNLLPADVVEGGIKFGTLNHAIDRDTLSNARSAQITVGIRPEDVVVAQSGEGLPVTVDVVEELGADGYLYGHADVKGTRVDIVARVDGRSHPSIGDTIVVTPKSGHVHAFDTESGERLDDKAVVSA
- the rlmB gene encoding 23S rRNA (guanosine(2251)-2'-O)-methyltransferase RlmB, which produces MKNVSGSKKGRPGAVRTGRKGNKQVGSGGQGAQALEGRKPTPKAEDRPYHPAGKRKAAKDRFEAAKGRHGSSSTPQGRTGRPPARKTDDSELVTGRNSVLEALRTKTPSTTLYIASRIEVDDRVKEILTLANHRSVPIIELMRPELDRITGHDSVHQGVALKVPAYEYAVSEDIVEQAFSRDQVPLLVALDGITDPRNLGAIIRSTAAFGGHGVIVPQRRSVGVTASAWKTSAGAAARTPVAMAPNLTQTLKSLKSMGLFVLGLDGDGDVELDGLALADRPIVIVVGSEGKGLSRLVTETCDAIVSIPISSATESLNAGIAASVTLWEVARRRRAE
- a CDS encoding thioredoxin domain-containing protein, with protein sequence MTNRPEGDARAARNERREAARQRAQRHRTQQKRRQRGTRLGLQIGLGVVLLAAAAVVTLVLVDSVKPAGPGPSTMSQGGITLGEGLKPVTASSSASPSASATAGAGTVRITLYVDYLCPTCGEFEQANGDYIESLVDSGAATVDIHPLAVLSNRSQGTKYSLRAANAAACVAEHSPDQFYAVNKALYAEQPEEGTPGLTDAQLTKVVTGVSGLQDRRAVRSCIADQDYSKWVDEQTTAVSGGDIPGSSLSEFPGTPLVLVNGQQYELTSPITNDDFRTFVVTAAGATEATPTPTPTPSATPSRTRSATPTPTPTKG
- a CDS encoding glycerol dehydrogenase, with amino-acid sequence MATPISTVMSPARYVQGKDAITRVGEFVAPIGKRPLIVADDVVWGIVEAAVTTSFQAADLRVERVGFGRFATPKAVDDLVEQIRSTDADVIVGLGGGSAIDAAKASGHLAGIRWASVPTAASTDAPTSALAVIYSEEGEFIEYRFFPHNPDLVLIDTKLVANAPVQFLVAGIGDALATWVEARAAKRANADTMAGGLQTETGVALAELSWKLLHENALQAIEAVKAGVVTPALEKVVEANTLLSGLGFESGGLAAAHAIHNGLTAAPQAHGLAHGQKVNIGTIAQLVLEGAPAEEIEDFVVFTTKVGLPNTLTEIGLTVDDTTELRAVAEAATVEGETIHNMPFPVTPELVVDALIAVEGIARSIRAEHGLPEPVLYQHH
- a CDS encoding neutral zinc metallopeptidase; the protein is MTFNDDSQLTGGRVKRRGRTAAVGGGAVGVTAIVVFLIAQFTGFDLSGFVGGGSGTTQIQQQDQPVDAAPECRTGRDANLKVECRMEGAAESLDGYWTAEARKLGISYTAPDFFLFDGSTDTSCGQASAATGPFYCPPDRAIYLDTAFYDDLQSKYGSSGGPLAQMYVVAHEWGHHIQQLQGAFASTDRSGTGASSGSVRVELQADCYAGAWVGDAANTEDANGETFFEPISRSEIADALSAASAVGDDSIQERSSGRVDPDSFTHGSSEQRQRWFVRGYQQGATSCDTFSVPGSSL